The stretch of DNA GACAGCAAGCTGCGTTTCCATGAGCACGTCTCGGTCACAATTTCAAGAGCAAATGCGATGGTTGGATTTTTGAGACGCAACACAGCTCATTTCGATGACGTCTACGCTCTGAAGTCGTTGTACTGTGCATTTGTTCGCAGCGTCTTGGAATACGCAGTACAAGTATGGGCCCCATATCACGCTGTACATATCCAGCGCATCGAACGTGTTCAGAAACGCTTCGTAAGGTATGCTCTACGTGGCCTGCCCTGGAATGATCCAACCAACCTACCACCCTATGAACAGCGCTGTGCActtattggaatgcaaacccTGGTAAGCCGACGATTGGTGCTAcaaagaatttttattttcgatgtaTTGACAGACAAAATTGACTGCAGCTATCTACTTCGAAACGTTAGCCTACACGCACCATCCCGACAACTACGCCACCATCGAGTCCTGGTGATGTCTAATCACCGTACCATATATGGGCAAAATAATCCATTAGACGCTTGCTGCCGCGTCTTTAACGAGGTATCTGAACtgttcgattttaatattagtagGTTAATCTATAAGAATAGAATTAAGTCTCTATAAGCAGTCTGTACAGCCATTAGGTCGAAGACGTTCgacattaaattaaataaatattccatgtaacggtgaaacatgttatttgcaagtggttgaaaaattttgaacgagaattgtgtctgaaaataatctgatattataatgatgagttttgatagaagtactaggaatttaatagcaaaaagtaaattcaacgggtcgattagaagatcaataaatgaacagttttgcgattggactcatgaacttgcgcatagtaagaaaacgtgaatgtttgaaggtattgataacaaaaaacaaattttgggcgggacgaaatttgccgggtcagttagccttcaataaaaattttgggtttttatctcattttgttctcgagttatgaattttactgaatgctttctaatttgaaataaaaagtcaAACGTAAAAAAAGTGCCAGTCAAATACGTGAATTCATATTCCATTATGAAAAATAGTGAGATCAAAAATCATTGCGGCCCGCGCAAAATTCTAATGCGGCCCGCACTATAtctatacctggccaccactgCCCTAGACAGTTCACCTgaaccagtgcaagccagaacaacgatctatgacgatagaatttctgactcgaacgggaatcgaacgcAACACTTACCACTAGGCCGGGGAACCACGGGATCTTCTCCTATGCTTCAAAAAACCGGGCAACCGGCGGAACACAGATTTGCTTGCGACaaaccgccgcttccgacggcgggtcggcggtcaactcggattgcgtcacctcggcggcttggagCCGCCACGGTTCGTTATCCTCGTTAGATAGAGACTTCGTTACCATTACATTGACCCTAAAATAAATTTCactacgaaaaaaataatttataatttattcatattttcggtgaatttattcacctggagtagaactgcatccaactttagtgatttctcaccagtgataaattcacaagcgtttacatatgctgaatttattcaagttatatatacctcgaataagtgtatcatatttattctcacccgtttacactcATTTTcatgtgaataaatccatctatagctatagatctccctaatgtaaacccgccattagttccaaatttcggagtcaaaatcattcgcgactagctgagaaaaatagactatatattattattgttgaataaggctCGGGACTACGGGGTTGAACCATTTAAATAAtagaattcaatgattttcattgaatttttataaatttagtaCTGGTTCAAGGTATGttgattcgaaagagggcattgcaatttaaaactgttgtaggtggcgacaccatgaataacattaaataaatcattcgtttgacacttgacgtgacggtgctgctgCAAGCATAGACTGCAtgcaggggatagtaacttcaagcaaaaaagtgggaccgattcgagattgcttttatgtaaacaatgaactttttttacactctaaaaatcgaaccgacttgcactgacaactgaatgatattgtcaatttgtgcgagatgcctcaaaacagctgggaataaatattgtttatatacagtaagttacatttaatgcgacgtttagattattgaacagacctgtaatgtgacacgtttaatttaacatttttgtaaacatcgagttcggggaccaaattatggcgccacattaaagttgccaccagacgtcgacactgtaccactcacatcgccaatgttAAATTACAggcctccaaagcgacactgagtggtgcctcggcatgtcgtattaaatttaaattactgtattatgttgttatttacagccgtatggcacccgccatgtttttggtgccaacatctcaaacgtcagaagtatttgttttcttcaaaacagcgatccgcgttgacggcagtgagcttcgtttactagttaagGGAAGCGTCAAAGAatggctgattttcagtcggaatgaacgttttcaaaattaaaattatgaatgaaaattagcttttccatatcaaattagtattctgtttaaataaaaaacatttttgtttgcaggtggggaaaaagtctcatacgaaaattgtttatgaagacaattttatattataaagaaaaaaaatcagcaacaatgttggaattgtatgaccatatgaattggttgaatgaaagtcagaaatacgtgtttctaataattaaataacataatgtgaaaattttcattcaaattttaaaatttgaaaaccggctccgtgtcttctaatctggtagagattacacttatgattttgggacccaaattatggctctaacttgaagtcgccaccagacgtcgacgtcatcgcgaattaccaatttaccaccaactgacatatcgtgatgtcgatgatgaacttttgcagcagagggatagtgagataggcggtgacggtaggtagagtgagatagctatAATCCTGTCACACACCTGGTTATTTATGTAATAATGTATAATGTCATAAGcaatgaacacacatttattttccacttgcaacagtattcacgatgattggatggatgaatatacgactcctacatgcatctagtacgactatcgTCGTCGTggcatatgatacgaaagagttgcacttggatacttcattcctgattgtttattgtgctttagtggaaatatcgcaaaatttatatagaaatggttaaataaagttcagtactacatgtttcaagtaatcaaataacatgaagtaaaaaatttcattcatattttaacaatttaaaactgccttcgggcctgcccagcaaacattgaatagtaaaaaaaaattcgaagggTTGTATCAGAGACACGatcgcttagaacgtaggactacgcaatcttttgacgtaggactacgtctttcatttctataccggggtgtaaaatcaaagtttcgaaaacgaaagcgttacgccggagaccgagattttgagcgttaatagctcctaaacaactgaacgaaatggtatgataaatacttcattcgaaagataaaatgtctacgcgttatatacttgttactttttgatccaaaaacttgtttcaatagtcttaaaattgctttaaaaacaggcttttgaaatcaccaatcggtatataagcgagcggcgctcgggaatccactcagttctaattgaacagcgattggagcatgttgtcgctgttgcggtgaagctctttatttatcatgaaagcgcggatgaacggtgtcaccaagagcctgtttgtgcaccctaggccagaagggaatctatcaggaggagagtgatgccacaaacggttccctgggaagacatcgctacacacacatacacgcgcggctattaacaggtggttatcgagttggcattaaccactggtgggcttccagtatcgaagaaaatgtggaaatatctaatcgttactgaaaataatctgccagttcctctgggaattttcaaaatatattcatgtgaaagagtttaattgaatgttttctatccatgtaaaactgtgaccaaatatgtttcaatcaagtgctattaacaggtggttatcgagttggcattaaccactggtgggcttccagtatcgaggaaaatgtggaaatatctaatcgttactgaaaataatctgccagttcctttgggaattttcaaaatatattcaatcaatcgcaatcaacaggatagcttctgaagattattcttccccatcagtaggatatttccgtatccaatattggatgcataaaaccttgtgcctccaacgtaacgctctcgttttcgaagttctccaaatattcattcattcagaatgaattcagattcaacttcatacaaatgatctctaaatcaacgatagtcctacgtcacccttgcggttataccatagatataacccacttcctgttttttcttttgaaatttgatggtttatcatttcgaatattatttgcgaatacgtcgaaataactctttagtaaaaagttccggggaccctgaaaatgtttaatggcttgcgtagttttgtagactcatttcgagaagcaacgatcattttttgcctttgcgagagcAATACGctatggtcatatgtcgcaattcgttTCTATATATCTGTTGAACTTCGATCAACGGGACTGAAGATTTCCGAAATAATATCCTCCGGGACGGAAATAAAATTTACACGATCCGATTTTATATGGAGATATAATTTACCTATAAGTTAATTCATATTATAGTGATTTCGTTTATATATTAAATCAATCGCTTACGTTTAGTTTCCTTTTCAATTCTTCTAGTCCTTTGATTTCTGCTTCAACTAACTGCCCAACTAGCGTGTAGTCCATAACCTATATCATTAAGATTcagctttttattattttattttattttgctgtaggTTTTAGAATTGGACTCACCACTAATATTAAGTAGAATAATAGAAATTTTAATTATATACTTTATATACTAAGtagaataatataatttttaactATATAAGAAACGATCCTGTGATTCCAACTGTGATAATAGTTTTTATAGGCACTAACAAAAGACTCCTTCAACACGCAATGGTTTGTCTACTCCTTTATTCGCTGTCATCGTTGCTTCCGCTTTGCTGTCAATTGTTTCATCGTTGACGCTAGGTGCAATACCTTTGACGGTAGGTGCGTATACAACATCCTCCCCCCAGGTGAGCTTAGTGACTCACTACTCGTCGCGCCGAACGTCCAGAATAGCCAACTTAGTTACTGGCCGCTCATACACGCCATTGATGGTGCGTACAACTGCTGATCGGATACGGCCGTCTCTACCCGCGCAAGTTCCTATGACCCTTCCTTTCGGCCAACAATCACGCGGAAGCTTCGGGTCGACTATGACGACGACATCATCAATAGCTATTGGTCTGGCATCGGAGAACCACTTGGTTCGTTTAGTCATTTCGGGTAAGTATTCCGATAACCATCGCCGCCAAAATTGGTTAGCAAGGATCTGTGACATTCGCCAGTCCTGCTTCAGGGCAGCGCCACTGTCGTCGGGAATCGTCAAGGGCTTAGAACCGTTGGATGAACCAAGCAGCAAATCGTTCGGAGTGAGAGCTGGAGCAGAAATATCGTCGATGGGAACATGCGTCAGAGGACGGGAGTGGACAGTATTTTCGATCTCTGTCAACATGTTGCGCAAAACCTCATCAGACGGCTTTCGGGATACTTGGATAGCCATCAAGTTCTTCTTCACTGTTCTGATGAGTCTTTCCCAGCAGCCGCCCATATGCGGGGACGCTGGCGGTATAAATACCCATGAGGTGTTGCTGGTCACGAACTCTTTCATCAACTCGTTCTGATTCAGTGCTGCATACGCTGTCTCCAGTTCTCGGTTTGCTCCGACGAAGTTGGTCCCACGGTCACTGTAGATGGTTCTGGGCACCCCTAGTCGAGAAATAAAATTACGCAATCCCATTACGCAAGAACTTGCAGTAAGGGAGTGCACCACTTCGATGTGTATCGCTCGAACTGTAAGACAGGTAATCAACATACCCCATCTTTTCTCCGCTCTTCTGCCGACAGAGACTTCGATTGGTCCGAAGTAGTCGACTCCTACGTGAGTAAATGGTCGCGAAAACGCGGCAAGTCGAACCGGTGGTAGGTCGGCCATTACTGGTGGCTGTGGAACCTTCTTCTCGTTTTTGCATCGTTGACAACCCCTGCGGACACTTGCGTAGCAACAAAGAAGTCGCGGGATCCTGTACTTCTGACGTATCTCGTTCATAACAGCCTCGTGATTTTGGTGGTGGAGTTTTTCGTGGTAGTGCTTAATGATCAAATCGGTAACGTGATGACCACGAGGGAGGACGATAGGATTTTTGGCATCTTCTGAAATGTAAGTGCAAAACCGTGTTCTCCCGCGCATTCTGATCAGTCCGTTGTCGTCCAAAAACGGTGTCAATTGGTACAATTTACTGTCCTTAGGAACCGTGCCAAATGAGGCTTTCATATCTTTTTTGGCCGCTCGGAGGATTGCGTATTCGGCTGGTTATGATTCCTGCTGTGCACAACGAAGAAGATATCTCTCGGCTCGTTGGAGTTCCAGCATAGTCAGTGGTTGGGTGTAAATCGGATGTTTCTGGTTTTTACGTCGACAGTTCTCGGGGAAACGATGAACAAGTGCGACTACATTGATGAGCCGCTTCCATTTTGAAAAGTTAGACGCGGAGATCAGTTGAATTGGTGCAGTATAATGGATAAACAAATTAGGACGAAGCTCTGTGTTGGTCGATTTACCTCTCGACACAAATTGCGGCCATTCTGAATCGTGTCCCCATAGAAAGTCAGGAGCCTGGAACCATCTACCTTCGGGGGATAAATCGGGACGACCATCCCACTTCGTGGCATCATCTGCTACATTCTGCTTGCTGGGCACCCAGTGCCACTTGTTGGTTTCAGTGATGTCTAGGATGTCACTCACGCGGGCCGCAACGAACTGCGTGTATCTTCGATGGTCGGAATTAATCCAGCAAATTACGTCCCACGAGTCGGACCAGAAAAAACGTTCGGAGATGTGTACGGAAAGCGTCTCGATTATCGTTTGAGCCAGTTTCGAACCGATGACAGCCGCAAGTAGTTCGAGCTTGGGGATGGACAAGAACTTTAACGGGGCCACTCGGGTTTTAGCTGATACTAAAGCACATTCTATGACGCCGTCTCGAACGAAGCGAAGATATGAAGCTGCGGCGTATCCATTTTCGCTGGCGTCCACGAAAGTGTGGAGCTGTACGACATGTCCATCGCCGAGTGTGGTGCGAATCCGATAACAGCGAGGAACTCGTACATTTTCCACCTCTGGCAGAACATTCAGCCACAACCGCCATTTTTCGTAGGACACGTCGTCAATTCGTTCATCCCACGTCACTCCGGAGCGCCAGATTTCCTGTAGAAGCACCTTAAGAAACATGAGGAAATGTGCGATAAGCCCGAGAGGGTCGAATATAGTCATTAGTACTCGGAGCACCTCTCTTTTCGTAGGACATCGTTTGCCCTTCAACAGCGCTTGATCGTATCGGTTCCACCCGATTTTATACGCAAACGAATCCGATGTGGTGCACCACCACATCCCTAATACCTTCTCAGCAGCGACATCGGACGAAAGATCCAGATTCTTTTCCTGGACAGCCCCTTCTAGAAGTGCTTTTAATACCTGGTTTGAATTGCTGATCCAGTTGCGGATCTCAAACCCGCCTTGCGAGTGGATGTGCTTTACTTCCTGTGCCAGTTGAATAGCCTCGTTCTCTGACTCAACGCTTACCAGCATATCGTCGACGTAGTGTCGCTTAATGATTACGTCCGCAGCGGCTGGAAACTGCTTGACAAATCGTTCTGCATTGACGTTTTAAACGTACTGCGCACAGCTCGGTGAACAGCATGCTCCGAAGGTCATAACCTTCATTACGTACGTCTCGATATCTCCTCCTGGATTGCGCCAAAAAATCGCTGGCATTGCTGGTCGGCTTCCACAATTTCCACTTGGTGGAAATCTCCCTAATATCTCCTGTTAGACCGATACGGTTTTCACGGAACTGAAGCAAGATAGAGTACAGCGAGCACAATTGATCCGGACCTTTCAAGAGCGCGGAATTTAACGACTTTCCGTAGGCTGAGGCCGCGGCGTCCCAAACGATCCTGATCTTCTCGGGTTTGTTTGGGTTTGTAACCGGAAAGAATGGCAGGTACCAGACCCTGGAAAATGTTCGAGATAGTTCCTGTGGTAAAATCTTTCGGATGTATCCTTTCTGAAGATATTCGTTGATTTTGCAGTTAAGAGTTTCCGCTAAGACCGAGTCTTTCTGCATACGTTTTTCCATGGAGTAAAACCGACGGAGAGCCATCTCTCGACTATCAGGCAAACGAATATCGTCGTAGCGCCAGAGTAATCCCGATTCGTAACGACCGTTTTTGAGCTTGATAAGGGTTTTTAGAAGTGTTTGTGTTCGACGTTCCTCTGAAGATAGTGGGATGTTGTCTGGCTTTACGATTCCAAGACCCTCCAAGGCGAAAAAATTTTTCATTGCAACATGTAAGTCTTCATCCGAACCCGGGGAGTGAAAAGCGCATTGCACAACATTCTGTGATTCATTTGAGCTTCCACCGAAAACGGTCCATCCTAAGCGTGTTTTTGCTGCTACCGGTTCGTTCATCAAACCTTCTTTGTATTTTAAAATCAAACCGAGATGGGCATGCTTCACGCCGATAAGAAGACGCGGTTGAGCGTTTTGATAGGAATCGACTGGCAAGCGTCGAAGATGCGGGTAGAGGTCAGCTAATTCGTTCATTTTGAGTGACTGACAAGGAAGCAGCAGCTCCTTCACCGTTCTCACCTTGTGGAGACGGAATTCTTCGTTGCCTTTCTGAATCCCGGTTATTCCCAGGCTTACGATTTGAGAGGTACCCTCGAAGCGCTCATTACCGCCTGTCCAACGTAGACTCAGTGGACTAACCTCTCCTCCAAGTTGAAGTGCATCGGCTAGTTCTTGGTCGAGAAGTGTCAATTCAGGACCGTCATCAAAGAAGGCAAATGTCTTTAATGTTCTACTGGGACCGCGAAGAATCACGGGAATATAGCGGAATAGTGCATCGCCTGGCATTGAACGATGAGTATTACATCCGTATGATTGACTTGTACCTGGTTGCTGAATTGCAGTAGCACTCTGTGACGGTGTGGCTTGCTGTACTTGCATCTCGTGATGTAATAGAGTACATCCATTTCTACCGCAGGGttttgatttgcattttccattaTGCTGGCGGAGGCACTTGCGGCATAAATGAAACTCTCTTACAGCGGCCCACCTTGCGTCTCGGGAAAGCTCCTGAAATCTCTTGCATCTGTCTGCCGTCTTGCAGCCCCCTTTACATACAGGACATTCGTTTATCGGCACGTATGGCATCTTCACAGAGGAGTGATAACTAGATATTGCTGTAGAGGGTCCGTCTGGAGATTCAGTATGTGCGTTGAGAAAGACGTTTCCTTTTCTGAAACCATGGCTTTCTTTTCTAATTTTATTTGGTTCAAAGGATATTGGAGTTGTCACGGTACTAGCCGCTTCGGCTAGAGAATACAACCAGTTTCCGAAAGTCGCCAAGTTGACTCTGGATATCGATTGACGATAGTAGGCCCAATCCAACTTAATTGATGGAGGAAGTTTACCTACCAATTGTTGTAGGAGTGCAACGTTGTAAAGGTGGTCTTCTAGCCCACAAGCATCCACGGTGGCACAGAAGTTTTGGACACTTACTGCGAAGTCGACAATGGTTTCCAATTTGTCCTCCCTCAGGGATGGTAAAGCATTGATCTTGGCCATTAACGAATGTATAATGGCCTCCGGTTGGCCAAACAGCATTTTGAGGGTGGCAATTATGCCCGGGACGTTTGATGGATGCATCAGTCGACTTTTGACCGCTTCGTAGGCTCTGCCTTTTAAGCACTTTTGCAGTCTGAACACGTTTTCAGCATGAGTGAAACCGTACATCTCCGTAGTACTATTGAAAGTTGATAGAAAAATTGGCCAGTCATCGGGACAGCCAGAGAATAGAGGCAAATCTCTCGGGATGGCTTGGCGAGCAGCTAGATGTTCCTTCGAAAGCACCTCACGTGTTTGTACTATGGGAGTAAGCGATGCGGAGGGACCGAGATTTACTGGAACGCGCCTACCTTCGAGATGGTTGACAACGGTAGGATGCGATGGCATGCTGTCGAAGTTCACGGGAGCGTGTCTATCTTCGGAGGGATTGATAACATGGCTATGGTGAGGGGGAATATCCGCGATCGGATCTAGATGACTGGGATGATCAGTTTGAATTACGGAACTGCGCCTATATTGATCCATAGGTCTCGAATCAATTCTCTCCTCATTTTGTGATAAACATTCCCTGGATCGCAGCGTCTCTCGTGTCAGTCGTATGGATCGGTTCTCGTTGTTTTCATTGACTACTTGGCTTTGGTTGCACGTCGAATGTTGCTGAGGATTGAATACGTTGCTCATCGCTCCCTCCTGCTGTACACGGTTTACGTCGCAGACCCAACTTCCCACACAACTCATGCCTCCGTGGTGGCTTCCTTCAAACGGCTGAGTCATCTGTcgtaataaattatattttttgtccaCGTACGAACGCCTCTTTGAAGTTTCCATTTGATCAAGAGCACGTTCCTCTTCTAGCTTCAGAAGCTCCAACTTTACTAGATCATTATTCGTCGAAGCATGAGCAGCAGCCGGTGATACCCTCCGTGGTTGCTCCGAAACTGCCTTTCTGCTATACTGCTTGCTGGCTTTGGCCTCTTTCAGTGACATCGTCTTGAACGGCAAGATCTCATCAGTTTGCTTGAGCGATGGAACTGCTGTAAACAATTGATTCGGGGTGATCGCAGGTTTCTGCTTGCTGCATCCTGCTTCACTTTTGGCTAGCGTAGAGTTTTTGGCGGGATTCGAACTTTGTTGCTGGAGCCCTTTTGTGGCAACACAGTTGGGACAGACCCAGCTTTGGTGTTCTATATCCGCAGTTACGTCCACGCACGCGAAGTGATGCCATTTGTTACACTGGTCGCATTGAACCATATCCGTATCGGCTCCTCCACACGTTTTGCAAGACCGACCGGGGATGGTTTCATCTTGTTTCGGCGTCGAATCCTTCATTACTACCACTGGGTTTTTTGACGGGACATTTTCCGATCGCGCTGTTGGTTTGGTACGACCCGGCATTGTGACGGCAGTCGATTAGTCAGTTGGTTAAATGTAAATTATATGATGTTGAACTTCGATCAACAGGACTGAAGATTTCCGAAATAATATCCTCCGGGACGGAAATAAAATTTACACGATCCGA from Toxorhynchites rutilus septentrionalis strain SRP chromosome 3, ASM2978413v1, whole genome shotgun sequence encodes:
- the LOC129779750 gene encoding uncharacterized protein LOC129779750, with amino-acid sequence MPGRTKPTARSENVPSKNPVVVMKDSTPKQDETIPGRSCKTCGGADTDMVQCDQCNKWHHFACVDVTADIEHQSWVCPNCVATKGLQQQSSNPAKNSTLAKSEAGCSKQKPAITPNQLFTAVPSLKQTDEILPFKTMSLKEAKASKQYSRKAVSEQPRRVSPAAAHASTNNDLVKLELLKLEEERALDQMETSKRRSYVDKKYNLLRQMTQPFEGSHHGGMSCVGSWVCDVNRVQQEGAMSNVFNPQQHSTCNQSQVVNENNENRSIRLTRETLRSRECLSQNEERIDSRPMDQYRRSSVIQTDHPSHLDPIADIPPHHSHVINPSEDRHAPVNFDSMPSHPTVVNHLEGRRVPVNLGPSASLTPIVQTREVLSKEHLAARQAIPRDLPLFSGCPDDWPIFLSTFNSTTEMYGFTHAENVFRLQKCLKGRAYEAVKSRLMHPSNVPGIIATLKMLFGQPEAIIHSLMAKINALPSLREDKLETIVDFAVSVQNFCATVDACGLEDHLYNVALLQQLVGKLPPSIKLDWAYYRQSISRVNLATFGNWLYSLAEAASTVTTPISFEPNKIRKESHGFRKGNVFLNAHTESPDGPSTAISSYHSSVKMPYVPINECPVCKGGCKTADRCKRFQELSRDARWAAVREFHLCRKCLRQHNGKCKSKPCGRNGCTLLHHEMQVQQATPSQSATAIQQPGTSQSYGCNTHRSMPGDALFRYIPVILRGPSRTLKTFAFFDDGPELTLLDQELADALQLGGEVSPLSLRWTGGNERFEGTSQIVSLGITGIQKGNEEFRLHKVRTVKELLLPCQSLKMNELADLYPHLRRLPVDSYQNAQPRLLIGVKHAHLGLILKYKEGLMNEPVAAKTRLGWTVFGGSSNESQNVVQCAFHSPGSDEDLHVAMKNFFALEGLGIVKPDNIPLSSEERRTQTLLKTLIKLKNGRYESGLLWRYDDIRLPDSREMALRRFYSMEKRMQKDSVLAETLNCKINEYLQKGYIRKILPQELSRTFSRVWYLPFFPVTNPNKPEKIRIVWDAAASAYGKSLNSALLKGPDQLCSLYSILLQFRENRIGLTGDIREISTKWKLWKPTSNASDFLAQSRRRYRDVRNEGYDLRSMLFTELCAVRLKRQCRTICQAVSSRCGRNH